One genomic window of Gemmatimonadaceae bacterium includes the following:
- a CDS encoding acyl-CoA dehydrogenase yields MPDLVSPRTLAFQLYDVLGAETLCQRPRFADYSREAFDAVLESARGIATELYEPHRSANDTQEPRVENGKVVLNPGVKPAWDATAEAGLLAATHDVELGGMQLPHVISAAAFCTLDAANVATASYPLLTVGAANLIAEFGSSEQKAAWLPRMFDGRFGGTMALTEPDAGSSLADLRTVARARPDGSYHLEGTKIWISAGEHELTENIVHLVLGRIEGAPAGTKGISLFIVPKFLLNADGSIGARNGVVLGGLIHKMGWRGTTSTLLNFGEKDPCVGYLVGEPHKGLAYMFHMMNEARISVGRSATGMGHAAYAHAVEYARTRKQGRLPGEKDPTKPPVPIIAHADVRRMLLEARAHIDASLLLILQCALLVDEQKTAETTEKKQLATLLLEVLTPIAKTFPSLGSQIAISNAMQVMGGYGYAREYPIEQLYRDNRLNQIHEGTNGIQALDLLGRKVVQDGGACFKALAGQVKPTIAAALASSDDTLKGFAGQLATALGEWAECTKVLGGAMMKDPNRALANASVYFDVSARVVVGWLWLRMAVTADGRRETAVGEEERDFLAMQLQCAKYWFGWELPRIAPDIALLTRLDTTTLDASPAWF; encoded by the coding sequence ATGCCCGACCTGGTCTCCCCCCGCACCCTCGCCTTCCAGCTCTACGACGTCCTCGGCGCCGAAACGCTCTGCCAGCGCCCCCGCTTCGCCGACTACTCCCGCGAGGCCTTCGACGCCGTCCTGGAATCGGCCCGCGGCATCGCCACCGAGCTCTACGAGCCGCATCGCAGCGCCAACGACACCCAAGAGCCGCGCGTCGAGAACGGCAAGGTCGTCCTCAACCCGGGCGTCAAGCCGGCCTGGGACGCCACCGCCGAGGCAGGGCTGCTGGCCGCCACCCACGACGTGGAACTGGGCGGGATGCAGCTTCCCCACGTCATCTCCGCCGCGGCCTTCTGCACCCTCGACGCGGCCAACGTCGCCACGGCCTCGTACCCGCTCCTCACCGTCGGCGCCGCCAACCTGATCGCCGAGTTCGGCTCCTCGGAACAGAAGGCGGCCTGGCTCCCGCGCATGTTCGACGGCCGCTTCGGCGGCACCATGGCCCTAACGGAGCCCGACGCCGGATCTTCGCTCGCGGACCTGCGCACCGTGGCCCGTGCCCGGCCCGACGGCTCGTACCATCTCGAAGGAACGAAGATCTGGATCTCAGCGGGCGAGCATGAACTGACCGAGAACATCGTTCATTTGGTTCTCGGGCGCATCGAAGGAGCACCCGCTGGCACGAAAGGCATCTCGCTCTTCATCGTCCCGAAGTTCCTCCTCAACGCCGACGGCTCCATCGGCGCGCGCAATGGCGTCGTCCTCGGCGGCCTCATCCACAAGATGGGCTGGCGCGGCACCACCAGCACCCTGCTGAACTTCGGCGAGAAGGACCCGTGCGTGGGCTACCTGGTGGGCGAACCCCACAAGGGGCTGGCCTACATGTTCCACATGATGAACGAGGCGCGCATCAGCGTCGGACGCTCGGCCACCGGCATGGGCCACGCGGCCTACGCCCACGCCGTGGAATACGCCCGCACCCGCAAGCAGGGGCGCCTCCCGGGCGAGAAGGACCCGACCAAGCCGCCCGTCCCGATCATAGCGCACGCGGACGTGCGCAGAATGCTCCTCGAGGCTCGGGCCCACATCGACGCTTCGCTTCTGCTGATCCTACAGTGCGCCCTATTGGTTGATGAGCAGAAGACCGCAGAAACTACAGAGAAAAAGCAGCTGGCTACACTGCTGCTCGAGGTGCTCACTCCCATCGCCAAGACCTTCCCGTCGCTCGGCAGCCAGATCGCCATCAGCAACGCAATGCAGGTGATGGGCGGGTACGGCTACGCGCGCGAGTATCCCATCGAACAGCTCTATCGCGACAACCGCCTCAACCAGATCCACGAGGGAACCAACGGCATCCAGGCCCTCGACCTGTTGGGCCGCAAGGTGGTGCAGGACGGCGGCGCCTGCTTCAAGGCGCTCGCCGGTCAGGTGAAGCCCACCATCGCCGCCGCCCTCGCGTCAAGCGACGACACCCTCAAGGGCTTCGCCGGGCAGCTCGCCACCGCCCTGGGCGAATGGGCCGAATGCACGAAGGTGCTGGGCGGGGCGATGATGAAGGACCCGAATCGCGCGCTTGCTAACGCGTCGGTCTACTTCGACGTGTCGGCGCGCGTGGTGGTGGGCTGGCTTTGGTTGCGCATGGCGGTGACGGCAGACGGGAGACGGGAGACGGCAGTGGGCGAGGAGGAACGGGACTTCCTCGCCATGCAGCTGCAGTGCGCCAAGTACTGGTTCGGCTGGGAGCTTCCGCGCATCGCTCCGGACATCGCCCTCCTCACCCGGCTCGACACCACGACGCTGGACGCATCGCCCGCCTGGTTTTAG
- a CDS encoding DUF2283 domain-containing protein, with protein MKIRYFKQTDTLYIEFRDVPVFESRDLDENTVVDVDEHGDMCAITVEHASRRAGAPEITVEQVAA; from the coding sequence GTGAAAATTCGCTATTTCAAGCAGACGGACACGCTCTACATCGAGTTCCGGGATGTCCCCGTGTTTGAGTCGCGGGACCTCGACGAGAACACGGTCGTAGACGTGGACGAACACGGGGACATGTGCGCGATCACCGTTGAACACGCGTCTCGTCGCGCTGGCGCCCCCGAGATCACCGTCGAGCAAGTCGCAGCGTAG